In the genome of Brachypodium distachyon strain Bd21 chromosome 3, Brachypodium_distachyon_v3.0, whole genome shotgun sequence, the window GTTGTGAAGGTGTGTCGTTTCATGTCACATATGTGCCGAGGAGATATTCTtgcaattttgtttcttgttgtaTAGAATCCCGGACTACTTCCTAGTCTTCTAGTGTAGTAATATGTGCTGTTTTATTAATTTAACTAGCAGCTTTGATTAGAGATTCTTGTCGGTTTGAGTAGTGCTTAAAAATGATGACACACTGTTGACTAATGATGACACACTGTTGACTACTTTTCAGGTTGTTAACTTTAGAGGAAATGTTCAGACACGGTTAAGGAAACTCAAAGAAGGAGATGTCCATGCTACGTTGTTGGCACTGGCTGGACTAAAACGGTTGAACATGGCGGAAACTGCAACATCTGTATTATCAGTGGATGAGATGCTACCAGCAGTTGCTCAAGGTGCTATCGGAATAGCTTGCAGGACCAACGATGACAAAATGGTAGGTCTTCTAATGTTTCAAAGTAGATTAACAATCATAGTTGCTGAATGCATATTGCCATATCCAAATCTGGCTTGTACTGCATTATGCTGCTACATTTTAGTTCATCAATTTTGCATGCGCCTCTGATTAAGTTGTAAGCTCAATTTTGTACGTCATGTTCTTTGTTGGCCACTGTACCATATCATGTTCTTAACACCCAGATACAATTGCACCCAAGTCTGTGTTGTCAACCAACTACTCACATCTTATTTGCCTAGCACAGCCCCAAATCCTTttgtttgttatttttttaccCAACCATATTGCTtactttttttagaggatACTTCTTTTATTTGAAACTACTCACAGAGCATGGATTTTGAATATTTCTGTTTTGTCTTGTGTTCTCCACAAATGCCCTGGAGCTGTGCAGAACACACTAGCTTCTTGGctgagtaattttttttatgcacaCCTCTAGGCTCTAGCTAAAGATGCTGAGACCTCCctccttgcatttttctttttgtagatGGATTATCTATCCTCTTTGAATCATGAAGATACCCGATTAGCTGTTGCATGTGAAAGAGAATTCTTGTCGGTTCTTGATGGTAACTGCCGAACTCCAATTGCGGCATATGCTTACCGTGATAAGGATGGCAATTGCTCATTCCGGGGGCTATTGGCCTCACCAGATGGATCTATAGGTATCATATATTTTTCAGTTAGAAATATGATTGAATTTGCTGCATTTATTATAGAGTGACAATTTTTTGCCTTCCTTTATTCTTCTTACAGTATATGAGACATCAAGAAGTGGAACATATACTTTTGATGACATGGTTGCGCTTGGCCAAGATGCCGGCTATGAACTGAAATCAAAGGCTGGGCCTGGTTTCTTTGATGGCTTGCAATAAAAAATATCCACCACCGCCTGAATAgtgttaatttattttttatcttATTCTCATAGTTACGATAGAAGTTTGTACCACGTATTGAGCTGTCCCATTCAAATATGTATCTCTGTTTTTGTTAGCACTGCGGGTTAGAATTTAGAATGCGGTTCAGCGGTTTGGTATCCTtcaattcatcaaattctggaAGAGGCTTCTGCGCGGTCACGTTGTGTTGTTGTAACATTGTAATCTGACGTAATATTGCTGTTTTCCAAGAAATAGTTGGTTAATAATTTTCTGTTTGCCAAGGTTATTATCCTGTAAACTGGTCCTTTCACGAGTCCAGCGAAATCTACAATAAGGCAACCAATTGAACTTGTTTATGTATGAATCCCACCACCTATCGTTGGTACATACTGTGGATAATATTCACTCTGGTTCTGATGTTTTGAGGACATACCTGGTGCTACTCTGGTGCTACACATGTGCTAAATATACTATCAATATTGGAAGATTTTGTGAAAATGATACTGACCTTGTGGCCCTTTTCTGAAGGCTTGGAGCAGAAGTATTCTTTATTGTATCATTTGATAGACCTAAATTATGAATTTTGCAACATCATATAAAGGCACTGTAATTTTTTGCACATCATATTAAGCCATTACAAATTTAAAGTTTACACTGGCACGGTATCACAACATTACAGGTAAGATAGCCTGAGAGGGGATCTTGACTGTAGAACAGGAAAGAGCACAAGAGTTACTAAACATAACATTACATCGATGCAGGAACTTCCCTATTCAAGAAGAGAACATGGAACAAACAGAGTGCCTGGCCCTCACAGGCTCACTTTTCATTCCAACATCTCCAAGTTCATTGTAGTAGTAAATTTGCTTGTTAGGTTGGTTGTTGGGACGATTCACCTGCTAGAACCAAATTACAGATTTACTATGTAATGGATCTTGGTCAGCTGTTCTGGTTCGGCGTGGCTGACATGTTAGCCAGCTCTTCGGCAGTCACTGGCTTGTGCATCTGCACGAACAGGAACCTCTAGTTAGGACAGTGATATAATTCCAAAAGTTCTTTCAGTGGATGCTTACTACTGTACTTATTATTGTGCCTAAACAAATTTAAAGTACGACTGATAAAACAAACAGATAGCATGGCAATCAACTGTAAGCTCAGCACAAGTAGGTCCAGAAATAAAATATCAATAAAgaatcaaacaaaaatacagaaCATTAGACTGTATCAACAGAGTGAAATTACTGATACAATCAACACTCACTAAGCAAGGGTACAAGTTAATTCATGAGCATGGATCATATCGACTTCACCACAAATTGTATTACGTGCCTTACCCTGACCCTGAACTGCGTGCCCAATAGGAATTTATCAAAAATTTGAGTGATGGAAGCCAAATAGTACAGAAGCATAAGAACTCAACTGCTCAAAATGGGCCAAACGAAATCTGGAAAGAAATACTCACTGCATTAGCAATGGTTAACCAATGAAAGCAGCGTGGGAGAGGATCTTCTGCTGATGGCATGGCATCATGATTCCAGTAAGTTATGTTCTGGAATTCTGCGCGGGATACAAAATTGCTAGCATCCCCATCCATGTTCTGCATATCCTTTGCTGCACTCTTCTTCTCCAATACATAACCTAAAGAGATTTTAAAAGAACCACAAACTCGATCAAcataacatgttttttttttgaaagagcCCACTTGATATATTAATTCAGACAAGGTACGAAAGCCCCAGCAGCCTGGACTAAGAAGTAAAGAAATATTACAAGGCTGCCTAGAACCCCACGCGTCGCACAACCACGCAGGGAAGCGACACGTAGGGGGCAACGTGTGAGAACAACAGAAATCCCAAAGGCGAAGTTCGAAGAGTCGCCGGCACCGGAGATGTCCGACGTAGTCACCCCATTGCCAAACAGCGAGATCAACTCACTGCACTGCCTCCGAAGACGCTCACCACGGAGCCGGAGGAATATGCTTGCCGGCGCCCAAATTCTTGAAGGAGCACATGTGTCGGCTACTAGCTCTTGCAAAGCTTGATTCAGGTGCCAAAATCTCACGAGGAGAGACTGCCATACTCCCGTCGCAACCGAGGACCAGGAACTGGGCCTCCCATAAGGGAGGTTTGAGGTCTCGACAGGAGGCGTAGCTTGCCAACAAAATTTTGAGAACCTGATAAGAAGAACCGTATCGACACCAAGGTGTCCGCACCAAATAAGGCCCTCGGATGGCCAGATCCATAGAAAATTAAAGCACAAGATGCAGTGGAGCTTGATAATTTTTGGATCCATGGCTCCAGCATCAAAGAGGGGCAGATTCCAAGTGGGAACTTTTATTAGAGAAAAGCAACAAAGGAGGGGAAAATAGAGCAGAGCAGGACGGGTACCGACGCTCTGCCATGGACGCTTTAGATCTGCGCGTCGCACAGACCTCCTCTTCTCCGGAAGCCTGGCCACCATCGTTGACCAGGGCCAGATCGAGGAAGGGGAAACAGCCAGATCTAAAGGGAGCAAGAAACAAATGTTCACcaggaagaacaagaaggtaGCTGCACCATCACCAGAGAACCTGGCAGCAGTAGCAAGCGAACTCCATGGACCTCCTTGCCGTGAGCTCCGGGACGGCGATGGCAAACACATCGGAAACAAACCATTAACTACTACTGTACGCGCACATGCCTCCCTTCCCCTTCCActccggcgggcggcgccagCGGAGGAGAGGGGAAGGGAGGCAGGCGAGGCTAACGGCAGTTCGCCAAGCAACGAGGCTTCTGGAGAGGAcgagcaagaggaggaagagagctACTGCCTAGCTCGGAAGGAGCGTGTGGAgttggtcaaacttttttCATCAACATGACATGTAGTTCCAACTCTGATTTTGTGCTGAGGATGCAGAAGGATGGACCATAACCACCAACCATCACTATCATGTCATCACTGTAACAAACCTAGTATTCCCAGAAGGCATTCCATTCTGTGACGAATAAGATATCTAAGATTTCTGTGTCCATACAGATTTGATATCTAAGATACAAAAGAGAAAGATCACGGTCACCATTCAGTGACCATTTCAGcagtaaacaaaacaaaacttcATGTTCCTTGTGACGGCTTCCAATATAAGCATTACTGCACTAGATTGTTGGAATGGATTATGCCAATCTAACAGCACAAAATTGCAGGATCAAATTAAGTATATTTTCACTAATTGTAACGACGGTCAAGTCATAACCCACTTCGAGCAGGAGCGCACACATAATTTCTGCAATCTACCGATAATAAGGAGAGCACGATTTCGGCAGAGAGAGAGTTGGAGTATGCAGtgcaggtttttttttttttacccatcATTCCATGACTAAGCACACTTTGCTACGAGCCTACGAATCGACCAAAATGTCACATCAAGAGCTTCGAACTGAATATGAAGTCCACATCGAAGCAGCTCACCTCGGTAGCCATCGGGGAGCGCGACGGTGGCGCCCTGCAGCTTCCTCCCGCGGAAGAAGGCTTCCTCCACCCTCACCCCTTCTACCTCCACACCTACATTCAGGAACCCATCAATCTCTTGAACCAAGCGGGCAAAAGAGACAAGAGGGTGAGAGGGAGCCCAGATCTTTGGGGCGAGGGAAGCGACCTGTGTCCCTGGGCTTGAAGTAgtcggagacggcggcggcgctgctgtgCCTGATGCCGCAGGGCAGGAGGTGCACCCGGCCGAGGTCGGCGCCTGCCGGGGACAggtcgacgccggcggcgggaggggtGGCTTGCTCCATGGCTCGGGGCGGGGGGTTTCGATTCAGCGCAGCCGCCACGCCTAGAGAGGCTTATTCCAAAGGGCCGCTTACCTGGGCTTTTCCACGGTGCGGCCCATTAGCAGTATCAGGCCGCTAGAGCAGTTGCACGCATATTCCTTTCTAAAAAAAGTGTGTGTGTATTGTCCATCAAGCGAGATCGATTgtatttcctaaaaaaaaaaaaaacccggagATCGCGGGCCACATCCTCTCCCGTCTCGCATCCCATTCGGACCCGCCACACATCAACAACGCCCGTTTCTTTCGCTGGCGTTGCCGTCGATCATCAACCTCGGCAACGGCAGCGTCCATCATAGCCTTGCCGAcagcgacatcgtcgccaATAAGCGGCGCGGTCGTTTCGTCATGCCTAGaggctgcctcctcctccatccttGGATGGAGCGATCCATAGAGGTGCCAGCATGCCGCTACCGCTACCCCGACCGCCGTTGTGAATCCGGCATCGTCTGCTACCGTGGCGAGAGTTGGTGTCGTCGTCGCGCTCTTTGGCAACGGTGTTTTCAAGTCTGTATTTCTTCTTCAGCCGGGCACCAACACGCTTCCATGCTCAAATGGAGCTTATTACTGCATGCCGTTTGGTGATGGGTCGAGCTTTCTCTACAACGATATAGCCTTCTGCCATGGGAAGCTCTTCGATCGCCGTAGACTCGACGGAGAATCTCTTTGCCCATGACTTGGTCGGAGGAGAGAGGCCGATACTATCTCGGAGGTACTGTGTCCTTGTCATGGAACAACAAACCAGCTGCGCTGACGATGATGTCCAGCGCTGCCTTCTGACGTCCTCGGACAAGCAGAAGCTGCTCATGGTACGATGGAGCATCCCTTGCGTGACGAATTATATGGCCGATCGGCGGCAGGCGATGGATCTGCGGGTGTTTGAGGCGGACTTTTACAAGGGTCGGTGGTCAGAGGTCAAGGACTTGGGCGGCCAGACTCTCTTCATTGGACGGGCTTGCTCCGCGGCGCTTGTGGTGCCTGAGCACTACGATGATCCAAGATTCCGAGGAGGTAATCGTGTGTTTCTGCTCGGCCACGAGTGGGCATTGGCATGGAGCCGTGTCTACTCCAATCGGTTTTGCACATGTGCCGATTGCCAAAAGCTGAATGTCAACGGCAGTCCCACCTATTGTCGTCTATGACATGATGAGTGGCGAAATTAGTGCAGTTCCGCGCCTTTCAAAAGAAGAAACTAGTGTAGTTCCGTCAGGTGGATGTTATCATGTCCTGAAGAATAAAACTAAGTCGACATGGTTCTTCCCCTCGGAGTGAAAACTAAAGATTTATAGAGATCACCAAACAGCCAGATGCGGGTTGGTTGCCACATGATCTTTCCTCTCTCCTGCATGATATttttggattaagatctgacgGTCGAGCACGTTAACtcatctctaactaaaaatcagtcaGTTTCGCAATAGAAAAAGAATGTTTTTGTATGCACTTTGTAACCGTTGAACTGTAAGAATCTTGAACATTGCAACAAAATGGTTGTGTGTATCAATCAACGCATTTGTCGGTAATCCCTCGTCTTAAATAAGCAACCCAACTACAATCTAAAAAGTCCCACAAGTACAAGTACATTTTCACATGCAAATTAAGTTATTAAGCTTATGTGAATGCTAGACCCGATCCATGGAGCTTGTCCCACATCACATCATCGAAGCGATGCGCCATCTGGGGCGTCATGTGGTTCGTCCAGTCCCCGGCACCACCTTTTCTAAAGtaaggggctgtttggttcgTTACCTGAGGACCATGCCTGAGAAAATGAGCTGACCTGAGACTAGCTTGAGAAGTTGATGATTTTTACTTGTACAGGCATGCCTGAGACATAGCTGTTTTGGTTGGTGCTGCTGGCCTCACAAATGCTAATACATTTTTAGTAGAAAAGGCTACTGCATCATGTGTTGTGTCAGAGTTATCCTTGTGTTGGCATAGGTGGGTTCTAGCGTAGCTTTGAACAGCCGGAGTCAGGCCTCCAATTTCGGTGGCCTGAGCCAGGCTAATTGCGCTGTCAGGTCCTTTAGGCGAGGCA includes:
- the LOC100838095 gene encoding ribonuclease H2 subunit C; amino-acid sequence: MEQATPPAAGVDLSPAGADLGRVHLLPCGIRHSSAAAVSDYFKPRDTGVEVEGVRVEEAFFRGRKLQGATVALPDGYRGYVLEKKSAAKDMQNMDGDASNFVSRAEFQNITYWNHDAMPSAEDPLPRCFHWLTIANAMHKPVTAEELANMSATPNQNS